A genomic stretch from Alteribacter keqinensis includes:
- a CDS encoding LacI family DNA-binding transcriptional regulator, with protein sequence MPTIKDVAKRAGVAVSTASYALSGNKKIKGSTREKVLAAAKELNYRKNGLAMDLKKNKTKTIALILSDLTGPFYSELIRGVQELVLEKGYDLIVCSSYGDESSTAVKFLRETRTDGVILLAHNIENSFIQGSAREGFPIIVLDRYVTGDPNIISINVNNVNGGYKATDYLIRNGKKSVAFISGPSNSADSNDRYKGYLNALKDHGQTPLSKWILNGNFTQEGGYQATKMLIHQGEMPESIFFANDEMAIGGLEALKESEIRVPGDISIIGFDDIQLAPYLSPPLTTMRQPKYEIGKLASHVIFQVLERVQVKESYSFDTELVERSSC encoded by the coding sequence ATGCCTACAATTAAAGATGTTGCGAAACGGGCGGGAGTGGCAGTGTCAACGGCTTCCTACGCATTGAGCGGAAATAAGAAAATAAAGGGTTCAACGAGAGAGAAAGTCCTGGCAGCAGCAAAAGAGCTGAATTACAGAAAAAACGGCCTGGCTATGGATTTAAAAAAGAATAAAACGAAAACGATCGCATTGATTTTAAGCGACCTTACAGGTCCTTTCTATTCCGAACTGATCAGAGGCGTCCAGGAGCTCGTGCTGGAAAAAGGGTATGACCTGATCGTCTGCAGCTCCTACGGGGACGAAAGCTCAACGGCTGTTAAATTTCTGCGGGAAACCCGGACAGATGGGGTCATCCTGCTTGCGCACAATATCGAAAACAGTTTCATCCAGGGGTCGGCACGTGAAGGATTCCCCATCATAGTGCTGGACCGGTACGTCACCGGTGACCCTAATATTATCAGCATTAATGTAAACAACGTGAACGGCGGGTACAAGGCCACGGATTATCTGATCAGGAACGGGAAAAAATCGGTGGCGTTTATCAGCGGTCCGTCGAATTCTGCAGACAGCAACGATCGTTATAAAGGGTACTTAAACGCGTTAAAGGACCATGGGCAGACGCCTTTGTCAAAGTGGATTTTGAACGGAAACTTTACACAGGAGGGCGGCTATCAGGCGACGAAAATGCTGATTCATCAGGGTGAAATGCCCGAATCGATCTTCTTTGCCAACGATGAAATGGCCATCGGCGGGCTGGAAGCCTTGAAAGAGAGTGAGATCAGGGTGCCTGGTGATATCTCCATTATCGGGTTTGACGACATCCAGCTTGCCCCATACCTTTCACCGCCATTAACCACGATGCGCCAGCCCAAATACGAAATCGGAAAGCTCGCCTCCCACGTCATCTTTCAGGTGTTGGAAAGGGTTCAGGTGAAGGAAAGCTACTCGTTTGATACCGAGCTGGTCGAGAGGTCGTCGTGTTAG